A part of Olleya sp. Bg11-27 genomic DNA contains:
- a CDS encoding universal stress protein, with translation MKKILLPTDFSDNSWNAIQYALQLYKNDTCVFTLLNTYTPLIYQYQDINDSAFEMELIETTAKASKDKLETLVEKIEQEFSNPNHTFAQISSFNTLTDEIKSLYKANVMELIVMGTKGATGLQEVLFGSNTIHVLKHAKCPIIAVPSGFEFETPRELLFPSDYQIDFQDKQLQPIIDIATSYQSRVNILNVSYQEELTAVQKKNRDTLEHFFTKTAHLFHEVHNQNVPEAITTFQLKTPINLLVMINNKHSFFENLFFKSNINQIGFHLTIPFLVIPSTFK, from the coding sequence GTGAAAAAAATACTTCTACCAACCGACTTTTCAGATAATTCTTGGAATGCTATACAATATGCACTTCAATTGTATAAAAATGACACCTGCGTGTTTACCTTATTAAATACCTACACGCCGCTTATTTATCAATATCAAGACATTAATGATAGTGCTTTTGAGATGGAATTAATTGAAACGACCGCCAAGGCTTCCAAAGATAAATTAGAAACCCTAGTAGAAAAAATAGAACAAGAGTTTAGCAACCCGAACCATACGTTTGCTCAGATATCCTCATTTAATACGCTAACAGACGAAATCAAATCCCTTTACAAGGCCAACGTTATGGAGCTCATTGTTATGGGTACAAAAGGCGCGACTGGATTACAAGAAGTCTTATTCGGCTCTAATACTATTCATGTATTAAAACATGCCAAATGCCCCATTATCGCTGTACCTAGCGGTTTTGAATTTGAAACCCCTCGTGAGCTACTATTTCCATCAGATTATCAAATAGATTTTCAGGACAAACAATTACAGCCCATCATAGATATTGCGACTTCGTATCAGTCTAGAGTCAATATTTTGAATGTTAGCTATCAAGAAGAATTAACAGCGGTACAAAAGAAAAATCGAGACACACTAGAACACTTCTTTACAAAAACAGCCCATTTGTTTCATGAGGTCCACAACCAAAATGTACCTGAAGCAATTACCACATTCCAATTAAAAACACCTATAAATTTATTGGTAATGATTAACAATAAGCACTCGTTTTTTGAAAACTTATTTTTTAAATCTAATATTAATCAAATAGGCTTCCATTTAACCATTCCTTTTTTAGTCATACCATCTACTTTTAAATAA
- a CDS encoding MlaD family protein, which produces MKHTNNQKLRLGVFVILGALIFIVAIYFIGERKNLFETTFTIHSDFKNVNGLMLGNNVRYSGINVGTVKAIEMFNDSTIQVSMAIDQKMITHLKQDAIATIGSDGLVGNMIVNIIPGAGNAAVITSGDHIKSYSKIGTDEMLNTLNTTNENAALLTSKLLNITDAITKGKGTLGMLINDTIAANNLKQTIQYLKLTSLEANKTMTKINSIIGAVDLKNSAAGVLLTDPEQGDKVKDMITNLNQSSADIKTVIDNLNETITSFKDSNGAFKYITDDKEAVESLKASIKNINEGTDKFNQNMEALKHNFLTRGYFNKLERQEKKAAKQLEKEN; this is translated from the coding sequence ATGAAACATACAAATAATCAAAAATTAAGATTAGGAGTCTTTGTTATATTAGGCGCTCTCATTTTTATCGTAGCGATCTATTTTATAGGGGAACGTAAAAACTTATTCGAAACGACATTTACCATCCACTCGGATTTTAAAAATGTAAATGGACTAATGCTAGGTAATAACGTGCGCTATTCCGGAATTAATGTTGGTACTGTAAAGGCAATCGAAATGTTTAACGACTCCACCATACAAGTCTCCATGGCTATTGATCAAAAAATGATCACGCATTTAAAACAAGACGCCATTGCCACCATTGGCTCTGATGGTTTGGTAGGAAATATGATTGTAAATATTATTCCCGGTGCCGGTAACGCTGCAGTTATAACTTCTGGTGATCATATTAAATCCTACTCAAAAATTGGTACTGATGAGATGCTTAACACCTTAAATACCACCAATGAAAATGCCGCATTATTAACCTCTAAACTATTAAACATTACGGATGCGATTACCAAAGGCAAAGGCACTTTAGGCATGCTAATTAATGACACAATAGCCGCTAACAATCTTAAACAAACCATCCAATATCTAAAATTAACCAGTCTAGAGGCTAATAAAACCATGACTAAAATTAATAGCATTATTGGAGCTGTTGATCTTAAAAATAGTGCTGCTGGTGTCTTACTTACTGATCCCGAACAAGGCGACAAAGTAAAAGACATGATTACCAACTTAAACCAGTCTAGCGCCGATATTAAAACGGTTATTGATAATCTAAACGAAACAATTACCAGTTTTAAAGATAGCAATGGTGCTTTTAAATATATAACGGACGATAAGGAAGCGGTAGAAAGCCTAAAAGCGTCCATTAAAAATATTAATGAAGGGACGGACAAGTTTAATCAAAATATGGAGGCTTTAAAACATAATTTTTTAACCCGAGGCTATTTTAATAAACTAGAACGCCAAGAGAAAAAAGCAGCAAAACAATTAGAAAAAGAAAATTAA
- a CDS encoding ABC transporter ATP-binding protein, whose amino-acid sequence MDTPHNITPPSTSSTERPVVLEITDLRKSFGDNHVLNGFNLKLFEGENLVIMGKSGSGKSVMIKCLVGLLQADSGTIKIRGQEINTLDQTDLDTLHTQIGFLFQGSALYDSMTVRENLEFPLRRHKSKLETSATIDQLVEAALKSVGLLKAIDLMPSELSGGMQRRIALARTLILKPKIILYDEPTSGLDPITSKEIIELMRHVQQEYQTSSLIITHDVDCARVVSERIILLVDGVNYAEGTFKDLSAATDQQVKAFFK is encoded by the coding sequence ATGGACACACCACATAACATAACGCCTCCCTCAACCAGCTCTACCGAAAGACCTGTAGTGCTAGAAATTACCGATTTAAGAAAAAGCTTTGGTGATAACCACGTTTTAAACGGTTTTAATTTAAAACTCTTTGAGGGCGAAAACCTTGTGATTATGGGAAAATCGGGTTCTGGAAAATCGGTTATGATTAAATGTTTAGTCGGCTTACTACAAGCCGATTCTGGTACCATAAAAATTAGAGGACAGGAAATTAACACGTTAGACCAAACCGATTTAGATACGCTACATACCCAAATTGGGTTTCTATTTCAAGGGAGCGCCTTATACGATTCCATGACCGTTAGAGAGAATTTAGAATTTCCTTTACGCCGCCATAAATCCAAATTGGAAACCTCAGCAACTATTGACCAATTGGTAGAAGCCGCTCTAAAAAGTGTAGGCCTATTAAAAGCTATAGACCTTATGCCTTCGGAACTTTCTGGTGGGATGCAAAGGCGTATCGCATTAGCAAGAACCTTAATATTAAAACCAAAAATAATTTTGTACGACGAGCCCACTAGTGGTTTAGATCCCATAACCTCCAAAGAAATTATCGAGCTTATGCGACACGTACAACAGGAATACCAAACGTCATCTTTAATAATCACACATGATGTGGACTGTGCCCGCGTCGTCTCAGAACGGATTATTTTACTTGTTGATGGTGTGAATTATGCCGAAGGAACGTTTAAAGACTTATCGGCAGCCACGGACCAGCAAGTCAAAGCTTTTTTTAAGTAA
- a CDS encoding MlaE family ABC transporter permease, with translation MNLPKGVSSFFIDIGELTLFTKRFFKAVFTRPFEGKELLKQCYSIGNRSILLVAVTGFIIGLVITIQTRPTLEEFGAESWMPSMVSLSIIREIGPVIIALTFAGRIASGIGAELGSMRVTEQIDAMEVSGTNPFKFLVVTRILAATLMLPLLVLLGDAIALFGSFIIENLKGEVSFLLYFNKVFNALEFSDLIPATIKTFFFGFAIALVGCFKGYNCKKGTVGVGAAANSAVVFSSMLLFIIDFIAVFITDLFFHL, from the coding sequence ATGAATCTTCCAAAAGGCGTCTCTTCTTTTTTTATTGATATTGGCGAGTTGACCTTGTTTACTAAACGCTTTTTTAAAGCGGTGTTTACAAGACCTTTTGAAGGTAAAGAACTGCTTAAACAATGTTACAGTATTGGTAACCGTTCCATTTTACTAGTAGCCGTTACTGGTTTTATTATTGGGCTAGTCATAACCATACAAACCAGACCGACTTTAGAGGAGTTTGGTGCCGAATCCTGGATGCCCTCCATGGTCAGTTTGTCTATTATTAGAGAAATTGGGCCTGTTATTATTGCGCTAACGTTTGCTGGTAGAATTGCGTCTGGTATTGGTGCCGAATTAGGATCCATGCGCGTTACCGAGCAAATTGATGCTATGGAAGTCTCGGGCACTAATCCGTTTAAATTTTTAGTCGTCACTAGAATTTTGGCCGCCACATTAATGTTACCACTTTTAGTGCTTTTAGGTGATGCTATAGCGCTTTTTGGGTCTTTTATTATTGAAAACCTTAAAGGCGAGGTCTCCTTCCTACTCTATTTTAATAAAGTCTTTAACGCTTTAGAGTTTAGCGATTTGATTCCGGCAACCATCAAAACATTTTTCTTTGGTTTTGCGATTGCTTTAGTAGGCTGTTTTAAAGGCTATAACTGTAAAAAGGGTACTGTGGGTGTTGGAGCAGCAGCTAATTCGGCAGTCGTATTTTCGTCCATGTTATTATTTATTATCGATTTTATTGCCGTTTTTATTACTGATCTATTTTTTCATCTTTAA
- a CDS encoding sugar porter family MFS transporter: protein MKKGVFLLLIAAVSALGGLLFGYDTGVINGAQFYLTEHFNLSSALKGWVVGSALLGCFVGAIVAGPLSIKIGRKWSLIISAILFTLSAYGSGLPELFPQSVGMLVFFRILGGLGIGVASMNAPMYIAEIAPSNIRGRMVTYYQLAIVIGFFIVFLATYYIGNNLTQTENIAFGWRRMFWSELIPSGLFLVLLFFVPKSPRWLALKGKDDEALVVLEKINEADIASKELLQIKQSLNQDEAGVKVSYFSKAILIIIAIGTVLSMLQQFTGINAVMYYGADIFEKALGFGKEDVLAQQILLAFVNLVFTFVAMFTVDKFGRKPLLYIGSIGMIVGFLLLGVTLQQESVGMLSLIGVLIFIASFALSMGPVVWVLLSEMFPNKIRSVAMSVAVAAQWAANYVVSQSFPMVMGSETNNSAPWNGSLPYFIFIAFILVIVYVTYKFIPETKGKTLEEIEQFWD, encoded by the coding sequence ATGAAAAAAGGCGTTTTTTTACTTTTAATAGCTGCAGTTTCGGCATTAGGAGGTTTACTATTTGGATATGACACAGGAGTTATAAACGGAGCACAATTTTACTTAACAGAGCATTTTAATTTAAGTTCAGCCTTAAAAGGTTGGGTGGTTGGAAGTGCGCTTTTAGGCTGTTTTGTTGGGGCAATTGTCGCAGGACCTTTAAGTATTAAAATTGGTAGAAAATGGTCTTTAATAATATCAGCGATACTATTTACATTATCTGCTTACGGTTCGGGCTTACCAGAGTTGTTTCCGCAGTCGGTAGGTATGTTAGTCTTTTTTAGGATTTTAGGAGGATTAGGTATCGGAGTCGCGTCCATGAACGCACCCATGTATATTGCCGAAATCGCACCCTCAAACATCCGTGGTCGCATGGTAACCTATTACCAATTAGCTATAGTTATCGGATTTTTTATCGTGTTTTTAGCCACCTATTATATTGGTAATAACTTAACACAAACGGAGAATATCGCTTTTGGATGGCGTCGTATGTTTTGGTCAGAATTAATACCAAGCGGTTTGTTTTTAGTTCTGTTATTTTTTGTACCAAAAAGCCCACGTTGGTTGGCCTTAAAAGGAAAAGACGACGAAGCCTTAGTTGTACTAGAAAAAATTAACGAAGCCGACATCGCCTCAAAGGAGCTACTACAAATCAAACAATCGCTAAACCAAGACGAAGCAGGCGTAAAAGTCAGTTATTTCTCAAAAGCCATATTAATTATCATCGCCATAGGTACCGTATTATCTATGTTACAACAATTTACAGGGATCAATGCCGTGATGTATTATGGCGCCGATATATTCGAGAAAGCCTTAGGATTTGGAAAAGAAGACGTCCTAGCGCAACAAATATTATTAGCCTTTGTTAATTTAGTATTTACGTTTGTAGCCATGTTTACAGTCGATAAATTTGGACGTAAACCATTATTATACATTGGATCTATCGGGATGATTGTTGGGTTTTTATTACTAGGGGTAACATTGCAACAAGAAAGTGTTGGGATGCTATCGTTAATAGGCGTGCTAATCTTTATCGCCTCGTTTGCACTATCCATGGGACCAGTCGTTTGGGTCTTATTATCAGAGATGTTTCCAAACAAAATCCGTAGTGTAGCCATGTCCGTAGCAGTTGCAGCACAATGGGCAGCAAACTATGTGGTATCACAATCCTTTCCAATGGTTATGGGCAGCGAGACTAATAATAGCGCCCCATGGAACGGGTCATTGCCCTACTTTATATTTATCGCCTTTATACTCGTAATCGTCTACGTGACTTATAAATTTATACCAGAAACAAAAGGAAAAACACTAGAGGAGATAGAGCAATTCTGGGATTAA
- a CDS encoding DUF6567 family protein codes for MKKMTFLLLVMTLFLSSCATHYGLPKNYNQNTTEVVLTKKNFKVVQIVKGEAQATYIFGIGGLAKNGLIAEAKAKMLKSAGMEGAARTVVNEIVEVKTSGFLFVNKYKVIVSGQIIEFTE; via the coding sequence ATGAAAAAAATGACTTTCTTATTACTCGTAATGACGTTGTTTCTATCCAGTTGTGCAACACATTACGGTTTACCAAAAAACTACAACCAAAACACAACCGAAGTTGTACTTACTAAAAAGAATTTTAAAGTGGTACAAATCGTTAAAGGCGAAGCGCAAGCCACCTATATTTTTGGTATTGGAGGATTAGCTAAAAACGGATTAATTGCAGAGGCTAAAGCAAAAATGCTAAAATCAGCAGGTATGGAAGGTGCTGCTAGAACTGTAGTAAACGAGATTGTAGAGGTTAAAACCTCAGGCTTTTTATTTGTAAATAAATATAAAGTGATCGTCTCCGGACAAATTATTGAATTTACAGAATAA
- a CDS encoding type I restriction-modification system subunit M has protein sequence MSEEQKQQILKQTLWNIANDLRGNMDADDFRDYILGFIFYKYLSRKMELYANVILKPDGLEYDTVEAHPEAEALLEAIKFEALDQLGYFLKPSELFSELAKRGNSGNKNNFILGDLANVLTNIEQSTMGSESEDDFGNLFEDLDLTSSKLGKTEDAKNELIVKVLTHLESIDFDLENTDSDILGDAYEYLIGQFASGAGKKAGEFYTPQQVSKILAQLVTTGKTKLKSVYDPTCGSGSLLLRVAKEVGDVGEFFGQESNPTTYNLCRMNMIMHDVHYKRFDIYNEDTLVNPSPNHIDKRFEAIVANPPFSANWSASPLFMSDDRFSAYGKLAPKSKADFAFVQHMVHQLDDNGTMACVLPHGVLFRGAAEGHIRKFLIEDKNYLDAVIGLPANIFYGTSIPTCILVLKKNRTEDVTLSAVEGQPKLNLRHSELVSESHPKRHESILFIDASQHFEKVKTQNVLQDAHIDKIVETYRAYCHTEHSRSATIDKYSYVATLAEVKENDYNLNIPRYVDTFEEEEPIDLTTVAKDLKALDKDIANTDATIADFCKQLNIETPF, from the coding sequence ATGTCTGAAGAACAAAAACAACAAATACTAAAACAAACCCTGTGGAATATTGCCAACGACTTACGTGGTAATATGGACGCAGACGATTTTAGAGATTATATACTAGGCTTTATTTTTTACAAATATTTAAGTCGAAAAATGGAACTCTACGCCAACGTTATTTTAAAGCCAGACGGTTTGGAGTATGACACTGTAGAAGCCCATCCAGAAGCAGAAGCCTTGTTAGAAGCCATTAAATTTGAAGCTTTAGACCAACTCGGTTATTTCTTGAAACCAAGCGAGCTGTTTAGCGAGTTGGCAAAACGTGGTAATTCTGGTAATAAAAACAACTTTATTCTTGGCGACTTAGCAAACGTGCTAACCAACATAGAACAAAGTACTATGGGAAGCGAAAGCGAAGACGATTTTGGTAACCTGTTTGAAGACCTAGATTTAACAAGTAGTAAATTAGGTAAAACCGAAGACGCCAAAAACGAACTGATAGTAAAAGTATTAACCCATTTAGAAAGTATCGATTTTGATTTAGAAAACACCGATAGCGATATTCTTGGAGATGCTTACGAGTATTTAATTGGGCAATTTGCCAGTGGCGCAGGAAAAAAAGCAGGTGAGTTTTACACACCACAACAAGTCTCTAAAATACTAGCACAATTAGTAACAACAGGCAAAACCAAACTAAAAAGCGTGTACGATCCAACCTGTGGTTCTGGATCCTTACTATTACGTGTCGCGAAAGAAGTAGGCGACGTCGGCGAGTTTTTTGGTCAAGAAAGCAACCCAACTACGTATAACTTGTGCAGAATGAATATGATTATGCACGACGTACACTACAAACGTTTTGATATTTATAACGAAGACACCTTAGTTAACCCAAGCCCAAACCATATAGACAAACGTTTTGAAGCCATAGTTGCCAATCCACCATTTTCGGCAAACTGGAGCGCAAGTCCATTATTTATGAGCGACGACAGGTTTTCGGCATACGGTAAACTAGCACCAAAATCTAAAGCCGATTTTGCATTTGTGCAACACATGGTGCATCAATTAGACGATAATGGTACAATGGCTTGTGTATTACCACATGGTGTGTTGTTTCGTGGCGCAGCCGAAGGACACATACGTAAATTCCTAATAGAAGATAAAAACTACCTAGACGCCGTAATAGGTTTGCCAGCAAACATATTTTATGGTACAAGCATACCAACTTGTATTTTAGTGTTAAAGAAAAATAGAACAGAAGATGTCACCCTGAGCGCAGTCGAAGGGCAACCAAAACTTAACCTACGTCATTCTGAACTCGTTTCAGAATCTCATCCTAAACGTCACGAAAGCATCCTATTTATTGATGCTAGCCAACATTTTGAGAAAGTAAAAACGCAAAATGTATTACAAGACGCGCATATTGATAAAATAGTAGAAACCTACAGAGCCTATTGTCACACGGAGCACAGTCGAAGTGCAACTATAGATAAGTATTCATACGTTGCTACTTTAGCCGAAGTTAAAGAAAACGATTACAACCTAAACATACCACGTTATGTAGATACGTTTGAAGAAGAAGAACCTATAGATTTAACCACAGTAGCCAAAGACTTAAAAGCATTAGATAAAGACATAGCTAATACCGATGCCACTATTGCAGACTTTTGTAAACAGTTAAACATTGAAACTCCTTTTTAA
- a CDS encoding restriction endonuclease subunit S, producing MFFPSTKEQQKIANFLTAVDTKLQQLTTKKERLAQYKKGVMQQLFSQQLRFKPDVTNTNVIASNHENVIARTQDDAISPNETQFPDWEKLQLSNIAERVKTKNKIDNQNVLTISAQLGLVSQLEYFNKSVSAKNLTGYYLLEKGDFAYNKSYSNGYPMGAIKRLKKYDFGVVSTLYICFRFNNNVSLDFMEQYFETGLQNREIEKVAQEGARNHGLLNIGVNDFFDIDLKIPSLKEQQKIANYLSAIDKKIEAVQTQITKTQAFKKGLLQGVFV from the coding sequence TTGTTTTTTCCATCGACTAAAGAACAACAAAAAATAGCCAATTTTCTAACAGCAGTAGATACCAAACTACAGCAACTAACCACAAAAAAAGAAAGGTTAGCCCAATACAAAAAAGGCGTGATGCAACAACTGTTTAGCCAACAATTGCGCTTTAAACCAGACGTCACAAATACAAACGTCATTGCGAGCAACCATGAAAACGTCATTGCGAGGACGCAGGACGACGCAATCTCACCAAATGAAACGCAATTTCCGGATTGGGAAAAACTTCAGTTATCAAATATTGCAGAACGCGTAAAAACCAAGAATAAAATTGATAACCAAAATGTATTAACAATTTCGGCTCAATTAGGATTAGTTAGTCAGTTAGAATATTTTAATAAATCAGTTTCTGCAAAGAATTTAACGGGATATTATTTGTTAGAAAAAGGTGATTTTGCATACAATAAAAGTTATTCAAATGGCTATCCAATGGGAGCAATTAAACGTTTGAAAAAATATGATTTTGGTGTAGTTTCAACTTTATATATCTGTTTTAGATTTAATAATAATGTTTCTCTAGATTTTATGGAGCAATATTTTGAAACAGGTTTACAAAATAGAGAAATCGAAAAAGTTGCACAAGAAGGAGCAAGAAATCATGGATTATTAAATATTGGAGTAAATGATTTTTTTGATATTGATTTGAAAATTCCATCCCTAAAAGAACAACAAAAAATAGCCAATTATTTAAGTGCTATAGACAAAAAAATAGAGGCAGTACAAACACAAATAACCAAAACGCAGGCGTTTAAAAAAGGGTTGTTGCAGGGGGTGTTTGTTTAA
- a CDS encoding GIY-YIG nuclease family protein, which translates to MKPGYVYILTNKNNTTLYVGVTANLKQRIIQHKEKHDKKSFSARYNLDKLVYHEAHQMIGDAIGREKQLKAGNRAKKIALIVGLNPEWLDLYESL; encoded by the coding sequence ATGAAACCAGGATACGTTTATATATTAACCAATAAGAACAACACCACACTTTATGTGGGGGTAACCGCTAATTTAAAGCAGCGCATTATTCAGCATAAAGAAAAACACGATAAAAAATCGTTTTCGGCGAGATACAATTTAGATAAACTGGTGTATCATGAAGCGCACCAAATGATAGGTGATGCTATTGGCAGAGAAAAACAATTAAAAGCAGGGAATAGAGCAAAAAAGATAGCATTGATAGTAGGTTTAAATCCAGAGTGGTTGGATTTGTATGAGTCGCTGTAG
- a CDS encoding PD-(D/E)XK nuclease family protein — translation MNQNKDALLNTSKNVLGNVKRILKHQEEIKKLKGENFNVFSILKMESKENGTHSAFLGELLNPKGSHNFGTIFLDLFLQQINYEGLDVNSAEVVLEYSLGFIDDKTKTGGRVDIYIKDATNKTICIENKIYATDQNLQIKRYSNHNKENNTVYYLTLRGEEPSDLSKDDLAINEDYHCISYRNTIIEWLELCLKEAADQPIVRESIKQYSILLKKLTNQLSDDKMEKEIKDIIKGNYKSAKTISDNIEAVEVEYASLYLKEIGEMVINKLNAIEPIWTFEVADDLTKSWSALDIYNAKWPSEINVELQGNSKIHSSQNDYGLIAHRDCFSRETIYGKLEKKGFSQSEWASNKIWVCYTNIMNLGDIEVRSDLFNKETRLKLVDQVATKMIELCRLCDVPLRNFPKIETT, via the coding sequence ATGAATCAAAACAAAGACGCCCTATTAAATACCTCTAAAAATGTATTAGGTAATGTAAAGCGCATACTAAAACACCAAGAGGAAATTAAAAAACTTAAAGGAGAAAATTTTAATGTGTTTTCTATTTTAAAAATGGAGAGTAAAGAAAATGGCACACACTCGGCGTTTTTAGGTGAGTTGCTAAACCCTAAAGGTTCTCATAATTTTGGAACTATTTTTCTTGATTTGTTTTTGCAACAAATTAACTATGAAGGACTAGATGTAAATTCTGCAGAAGTAGTATTAGAGTACTCATTAGGTTTTATTGACGACAAGACTAAAACTGGTGGTCGTGTGGATATTTATATAAAAGATGCCACAAATAAAACCATTTGTATTGAGAATAAAATTTATGCTACAGACCAAAATCTTCAGATAAAAAGATATTCTAATCATAATAAAGAAAATAACACCGTTTACTATCTTACTTTAAGAGGAGAAGAACCATCAGATTTGAGTAAAGATGATTTAGCTATAAATGAGGATTACCACTGTATCTCATACCGCAATACCATAATTGAGTGGTTAGAGTTGTGTTTAAAAGAAGCTGCAGATCAACCTATAGTAAGAGAGAGCATTAAACAATATAGTATTCTGTTAAAAAAACTAACCAATCAACTTTCAGACGATAAAATGGAAAAAGAAATAAAAGATATAATCAAAGGTAATTATAAGTCGGCTAAAACAATTTCAGATAATATTGAAGCGGTAGAAGTAGAGTATGCAAGTCTATATTTAAAGGAAATTGGGGAAATGGTAATCAATAAATTAAACGCAATAGAACCAATTTGGACTTTTGAGGTTGCTGACGATTTAACTAAATCTTGGAGTGCTTTAGATATTTATAATGCTAAGTGGCCATCCGAAATTAATGTGGAGTTACAAGGGAATAGTAAGATACATAGTTCTCAAAACGATTATGGACTTATCGCTCATCGTGATTGTTTTAGTAGGGAGACAATTTATGGAAAATTGGAGAAAAAGGGATTTTCTCAATCGGAATGGGCTAGTAATAAAATCTGGGTTTGCTATACTAATATTATGAATTTAGGAGATATAGAAGTACGATCTGATTTGTTTAATAAAGAGACACGATTAAAATTAGTAGATCAGGTCGCTACAAAAATGATTGAACTTTGTAGGCTGTGTGATGTACCACTTAGAAATTTTCCAAAAATAGAAACAACATAA